In Lapillicoccus jejuensis, the DNA window CTGCGCGGCGCCGCGGTGCACCCCGCCGAGCCCGCCGGTCGCGAAGACGCGGACGCCGGCCCGGTGCGCCAGCGCCGCCGTCGAGGCGACCGTCGTCGCGCCCGTGCGGCCGAGCGCGACGGCGACGCCGACGTCGCGCACGCTGAGCTTGAGCACCTCGTCGTCGCTGCAGACGCGGTCGAGCGCGTCGTCGTCGAGCCCGACGTGCACCTGGCCGTCGAGCACGGCGATGGTCGCGGGGACCGCCCCCGACGCGCGGACCGCGGCCTCGATCTCGTGGGCGACCCGCCGGTTCTCCCCGCGGGGCAGGCCGTGGGCGAGGATCGTGCTCTCCAGCGCCACGACGCCCCTGCCCTCGACGAGCGCCTCGGCGACCTCGGGCGTCACGCGGGCGGGCAGGGGCAGCAGCGGCGGCGCGGTCGTCGTCATGAGGGCGAGAGTAGGGGCGCCGGACACCCGCGCAGCACCCCGGCTAGCCTGCTGGCCGTGAGCACCGCTGCGCGACCGACCGGCCCCGACGCCGTCCCCGCGCACGAGCCGCCCGCACCGCCCGCACCGCTCGCACCGCCCGCCCCGTCCGCCCCGCACGGCGACGCCCTCGACGCCCTGGGCGAGGAGCTGCTGACCTTCCGCCGCGACCTGCACGCCCACCCCGAGCTGTCGCGGCACGAGACGCGCACCACCGGGGCGGTGGCGGAGCGGCTGGAGCGGGCCGGGGTCGCCGTACGGCGGCTCGAGGGCTCCGGTCTGCTCGCCGACCTCGGCCCCGCCGACGCGACCCGGCGGGTGGCGCTGCGCGCCGACCTCGACGCGCTGCCCGTCCCCGAGGCGACCGGCCTGCCCTTCGCCTCGGGCGTCCCCGGGATCTGCCACGCCTGCGGGCACGACGTCCACACGACCGCCGTGCTCGCCGCCGGGCTGCTGCTCGCGTCCCGCGCCGACGAGCTCACCCGGCGCGGCCTGGCCGTCCGGCTGATCTTCCAGCCCGCCGAGGAGGTCATCCCCGGCGGCGCGCACGAGGTGATGGAGGCCGGCGGTCTCGACGGCGTCGACCGGGTCCTCGCCGTCCACTGCGACCCGGGGATCGACGTCGGCCAGGTCGGGCTCAAGGTCGGGGCGATCACCGCCGCCGCCGACGCGGTCGAGGTCACCCTCACCGGCACGGGCGGCCACACCTCGCGCCCGCACCTGACCCAGGACCTCACCTACGCCCTGGCCAAGGTCGTCACCGACGTCCCCGCCGCGCTCTCGCGCCGGCTCGACCCCCGCGCGGGGGCGGCGCTGGTCTGGGGGTCGGTGCACGCCGGCGGCGCCGCCAACGTCATCCCGGCGACGGGGACGGCCAGCGGCACCCTGCGGATGCTCGACGCGCAGGTCTGGACGACGGTCGGCCCGCTGCTGCACGAGGTCGTGGCGGCCGTCGCGGCGCCGTACGGCGTCTCGGCGCAGGTGCGGCACACCCCCGGCGTCCCGCCGGTCGTCAACGACCTCGGCGGGGTCGAGGCGCTGCGGGCCGGCGTGCTCGCCGCGGGCGCGACCGAGACCACGACGGTGCAGAGCCTGGGCGGGGAGGACTTCGCCTGGTACCTCGGGACCGTGCCCGGCGCGATGGCGCGGCTCGGCACCCGCACCCCGGGCGGGACGACGTACGACCTGCACCGGGGTGACCTCGTCGTCGACGAGCGCGCGGTCCTCGTCGGCGCGCGCGTGCTCGCGAACGCGGCCCTCGCTCCTGCGTGACGCCTGTGTGACGGCTGTCCCCACCCCTGTAACGAATGGGTGAACCGCCCCCGGAGCGTGTCCACGGACCGAGAACCGTCCGGTAATGTCGCCGCGGTCCGAGCGCCGAGCGGTGCTCTCGTCAGGTGTGGAAGAAGGAGAGCGCGTTGCGTTCATCGATGAAGTTCGTCGCGGGTGCAGCCCTGCTGGCGATGGGTCTGTCCGCGTGCGGGAGCAGCAGCTCCGGCGGTGACAGCGGCAGCGGCGCGTCCGGCGGCGCCACCGGCGGGTCCGGCGGCGGTCTCAAGGTCGGCATGGCGTACGACGTGGGTGGTCGCGGCGACCAGTCCTTCAACGACGCGGCGGCCGCAGGTCTGGACAAGGCCAAGAGCGAGCTGGGCGTCGAGGGCAAGGAGGCGGCGGCGGTCAACGGCGAGTCCGAGAACGCCCGCCAGGAGCGTCTGCAGCAGCTCATCGACGCCGGCTACACCAACGTCGTCGCGGTCGGCTTCGCCTACGCCTCGGCCGTCGGCAAGGTGGCCGCGGCCAACCCCGACGTGAAGTTCGCCATCGTCGACGACGCCTCCAAGGACTCGGCGGGCAGCAACGTCGACCAGATCACCTTCGCCGAGAACGAGGGCTCGTTCCTCGTCGGCGCGGCGGCGGCGCTGAAGAGCAAGGCCAACCACATCGGCTTCGTCGGCGGTGTCCAGACCGACCTCATCAAGAAGTTCGAGGCGGGCTACGAGGCGGGCGCCAAGGCCGTCAACCCCAGCATCAAGATCGACGTCAAGTACCTCACCCAGCCGCCGGACTTCTCGGGCTTCTCGTCCGTCGACAAGGGCAAGGCCGCGGCCGAGGGCATGTACCAGGGTGGCGCGGACGTCGTCTACCACGCGGCCGGCGGCTCCGGCGGCGGCGTGTTCACCGCGGCCAAGGCGGCGGGCAAGCTCGCCATCGGTGTCGACTCCGACCAGGCCAAGACGGCCCCGGCCGACGTGCGCGACGTCATCCTCACCTCGATGATCAAGAAGGTCGACGTCGGCGTCTACGACTTCATCAAGTCGGTCAAGGACGGCACCTTCAAGGCCGGCAACCACGTCTACGACCTCAAGGCGGGCGGCGTCGACTACGCCACCACCGGCGGCAAGGTCGACGACATCAAGTCCAAGCTCGACGACTACAAGCAGCAGATCATCGACGGCAAGATCACGGTCCCGACGACCCCGGCCTCCTGAGCCGCCGTCCCCCCGAGATCGACCCCGATCGACCCGAGCACCCCGAGACCCGGGCGACCCGAGAGGAGTCGCCCGGGTCTCGCGCCGTACGACGGCGCCCCTCTAGGTTGGAGCCCGTGCCCATGCAAGATCCCCCTGCCGTCGAGCTGCACGGCATCACCAAGCGCTTCCCCGGCGTCGTCGCCAACAAGGACATCGAGATCACCGTGCGGCGTGGCACGGTGCACGCCATCGTCGGCGAGAACGGCGCGGGCAAGTCGACGCTGATGAAGATCCTGTACGGCGTCCAGCAGCCGGACGAGGGCACGATCGCCGTCGACGGGACGACGATGGCGCTCAAGAGCCCGACCGACGCCATCAAGGCGGGCATCGGCATGGTCTTCCAGCACTTCATGCTCGCCGACAACCTCACCGTCCTCGAGAACGTCGTGCTCGGCGCGGAGAGGCTGCACGGCATCGGCGACGCGGCGCGCGCCGAGATCACCCGGATCTCCCAGGCCTACGGCCTCGGCGTCGACCCGGACGACCTGGTCGCCGACCTCGGCGTGGGCCGCCGCCAGCGGGTGGAGATCCTCAAGGTCCTCTACCGCGGGGCGCGGATCGTCATCCTCGACGAGCCGACGGCGGTGCTCGTGCCGCAGGAGGTCGAGGAGCTCTTCGAGAACCTGCGCGGCCTGACCGCCGAGGGCCTCACCGTCATCTTCATCTCCCACAAGCTCGACGAGGTCCTCTCCGTCGCCGACGAGATCACCGTGGTGCGCCGCGGCACCACCGTGCGCCAGGGCGTCGACCCGAAGGGCGTCACCGCCCGCCAGCTCGCCGAGCTCATGGTCGGCTCCGCGCTGCCGTCGCCGGAGACCGAGGACTCGACGGTCACCGACCGGGTCGTCCTCGAGATCGCCGGGGTCCGGCTCGCCGGCGCCCCCGGCAGCCCCGACCTGCTCGACGACGTCACGCTGAGCATCCACGCGGGGGAGGTGCTCGGCATCGCCGGGGTCGAGGGCAACGGCCAGGCCGAGCTCGTCGAGGTCGTCATGGGCATGCGCGACGCCACCGCCGGCCGGGTGATCCTCGCCGGGACGGACATCACCGACTGGCAGACGCGGGAGATCCGCGAGGCCGGCGTCGGCTACATCCCGGAGGACCGGCACCGGCACGGGATGCTGCTCGAGGCGCCGCTGTGGGAGAACGTCATCCTCGGCCACCAGACCGAGAAGCCCAACCTGCGCGGCGGTCTCATCGACGCCGCCGCCGCCCGCCGCGACACCGAGCAGATCGTCCGGGACTACGACGTGCGCACCCCGTCGATCGCGGTGATGGCCGAGTCGCTCTCCGGTGGCAACCAGCAGAAGCTCATCATCGGCCGCGAGATGCGCCACCGGCCCAAGGTGCTGCTCGCCGCGCACCCCACCCGGGGCGTCGACGTCGGCGCGCAGGCCGCGATCTGGGGCCACATCAAGCAGGCCCGGCGCGACGGCCTCGCCGTCCTGCTCGTCTCGGCCGACCTCGACGAGCTCGTCGGGCTGTCCGACACCATCCGGGTCATGCTGCGCGGCCGGCTGTCGGGGGACTTCGACCCCGCGACCGTCACCCGGGAGGACCTCGGCGCCGCCATGACCGGAGCGAAGGAGGAGCAGGCGTGAAGCGCCTCGACCCGCGGACGGTCGCCCTCGGCCTCGCCGCCCCCGTCCTGGCCGTCCTCGTCGCGTTCGTCGTGACGACGGTCATCCTGCTCGTCGCGGGCGACCCCGTCGGCGCGGTGTGGGCGCAGCTGCTCAAGGTGCCGCTGCCGCGCCAGGTCATCGCCATCGTCAACGGCGCGACGATCTACTACATCTCGGCCATCGCGGTCGCCATCGGCTTCCGGATGAACCTCTTCAACATCGGGGTCGACGGCCAGTACCGCGTCGCCTCGTTCGCCGCCGCGCTGTTCGCGGGCCAGGGGTGGCTGCCGGGCTGGCTCAACATCCTCGTGGCGCTCGTCGTGGCGATGGCCAGCGGCGCCGCGTGGGCGGCCATCGCCGGCCTGCTCAAGGTGGGCCGCGGCGTCTCCGAGGTCATCTCGACGATCATGCTCAACGCGATCGCCACCCAGCTCGTCTCCTTCCTGCTGGGGAAGACCGCGGTGAAGCAGGCGGGCAGCAACGCGACGAACACCGCCGACCTGCCGACCGACTCGCGGGTGCCGGGCATCTCGCTCGACGGGATCATCGCCACCCCGGCCAAGGTCTACGGCCTCGTCGTCCTCGCGATCCTCGTCGGGGTCGGCTACTGGTTCGTCCTCGAGCGCACCCGGTTCGGCTTCGACCTGCGCGCGGCGGGCCGGTCCGAGAGCGCGGCCGTCGCCAGCGGCGTCAAGGTCAAGCGGATGGTCGTCGCGTCGGTCATGCTCTCCGGCGCCGTCGCCGGCCTCGTCGGGATGCCGCTGCTCTTCGGGCAGGACTACCACTACGGCGACACGGTGCAGTCGGGCCTCGGCTTCGCCGGCATCGCCGTCGCGCTGCTCGGGCGCAACCACCCGGTCGGCATCGCCTTCGCCGCGCTGCTGTGGGGCTACCTCGACCAGCAGAGCAACGGCCTGCAGATCGCGGCCGGTGTGTCCGACCGGCTCGTCGGGGTCATCCAGGGCGTCATCGTCCTCAGCGTCGTCGTCGCCTACGAGCTGGTCCGCCGGGCCGGCGTCCGCATCGAGCAGCGCCGGGTGGCCAGCGAGCTGGCCCAGCGACCCGCCCCGGCCCCGGAAGGAGCCCCGGCATGAGCGACCGCTCGAGGATGTCGTCAGCGGCCGAGCTGTTCGTGCGGCCCGGTGTCGGTCACGAGTCGAACGCGCTGCGGGGACCGGGACCTCGGCGCCCGGGCTGGTGGTGGCCGGCGGTCGTCGTCGGCGTCCTCGTCGTCGTCTCGACCGTCCGCGTCGTCACCGGCGCCCACGACATCGACTCCGCCGGCGCGATCGCCGCGGCCATCGGGCTGGCCATGCCCATCGGCCTCGCCGGCCTCGGCGGCCTGTGGAGCGAGCGCGCGGGCGTGGTCAACATCGGCCTGCAGGGGATGATGACCCTCGGCACGTGGGGCGCCGGCTACTTCGGCTACCACCACGGGCCGTGGGTGGGCATCCTCGGCGCGATCCTGCTCGGCGTCATCGGCGGCGCGGTCCACGCGCTCGCGACCGTCGTCTTCGGCGTCGACCACATCGTCTCCGGCGTGGCCCTCAACCTGCTCGGGATCGGCATGGCGTCGTACCTCGCCGGCCGCACCTTCGACGGCCTGCCCGGCGGTGGCCCGACCCAGTCGCCGACGCTGCAGCAGCTGCCGTTCGTCAGCGTGCCGGGCGTCAGCGGGCTGCTCGACGACGTCGAGGCCTCGCACGTCTGGCTGGTCGCCGACCTCGCCGGGATCCTGCGCGCCCTGACGACGAACCTCAACGTCCTGTCGATCATCGCCGTGCTGCTGCTCGTCGCGTCGTGGTACGTCCTGTGGCGCACCCCGTTCGGGCTGCGGCTGCGCTCCTGCGGCGAGGCGCCCGAGGCCGCCGAGACCCTCGGCGTCAACGTGCTGCGCTACAAGTTCGCCGCCGTCCTCATCTCGGGCGGGATGGCCGGCCTCGCCGGCGGCTTCCTCGTCCTCGTCGCCTCCAACCTCTACCGCGAGGGCCAGGAGGGCGGGCGCGGCTTCATCGGCCTCGCTGCGATGATCTTCGGCAACTGGCGCCCCGGCGGGCTCGCCGGCGGCGCGGCGCTCTTCGGCTACACCGACGCCATCCAGCTGCGCGGCGGCGGTGACGTCGTGCGCGCCTACCTGCTGCCGATCGCCATCGGGCTCGTCCTGTGGGGCGCCTGGCAGCTGTGGCGCCGCCGGCAGGGCAAGCCCGTCACCGGTGTCGTCACCGTCGTCATGGGCGTCGCGGCGTTCGTGTGGTTCGCCCTCGTCTCGCGGGTGCCCGACGAGTTCACCAGCATGACGCCGTACGTCGCCACGCTGCTGGTCCTCGCGCTCTTCTCGCAGCGGCTGAGGATGCCCGCCGCCGACGGCAAGGTCTACCGCAAGGGCGAGGCCGTCTAGTGGCGACCACGTCAGAGCGGGACGTCGACTGGGACGCGCTGCGCGCCGCCGCCGTCGAGGCGATGGGGCACGCCTACGCGCCGTACAGCCGGTTCCCCGTCGGGGTGGCCGGGCTCGTCGACGATGGCCGCGTCGTCGCCGGGTGCAACGTCGAGAACGCGGCGTACGGCGTCGCGCTGTGCGCCGAGTGCGGCATGGTCTCGCAGCTGCACCTCACCGGCGGCGGGCGGCTGACCGCCGTCGCGTGCGTCGGGGGCGACGGTGAGCCGCTCATGCCGTGCGGTCGGTGCCGGCAGCTGCTGTGGGAGAACGGCGGGGCCGACTGCCTGCTCGCCACCCCCGAGGGCGTGCTGCCGATGAGCGCCGTGCTGCCGCAGGCGTTCGGGGCGCAGGACCTCGACGCGGCGGCGGCGCGCGACGCCGTACGGGACGGGCCGTCGGACGCGCGATGATGGGCGCATGAGCACCACCGAGCCGCACGACGCCGTCGACGTCATCGTCACCAAGCGCGGGAAGGGGGAGCTGAGCGACGGCCAGATCGACTGGGTCGTCGACGCCTACACCCGCGGCGTCGTCGCCGACGAGCAGATGTCCAGCCTCGCGATGGCCATCCTGCTCAACGGGATGACCCGCCGCGAGATCTCCCGGTGGACCGCGGCGATGATCGCGTCGGGGGAGCGGATGGACTTCTCCTCGCTCTCGCGGCCGACCGCCGACAAGCACTCGACCGGCGGGGTCGGCGACAAGATCACGCTGCCGCTGGCGCCGCTCGTGGCGGCGTGCGGGGTCGCCGTACCGCAGCTGTCCGGGCGCGGGCTCGGCCACACCGGCGGGACGCTCGACAAGCTCGAGTCGGTGCCCGGGTGGCGTGCCGCGCTGTCCAACGCCGAGATGCTGGCCCAGCTCGACGACGTCGGCGCGGTCATCTGCGCGGCGGGTGACGGGCTCGCCCCGGCCGACAAGAAGCTCTACGCGCTGCGCGACGTCACCGGCACCGTCGAGGCCATCCCGCTCATCGCCAGCTCGATCATGTCCAAGAAGATCGCCGAGGGCACCGGCGCGCTCGTCCTCGACGTCAAGGTCGGCTCGGGCGCGTTCATGAAGGACGTCGACTCCGCGCGCGAGCTGGCCCGCACGATGGTCGAGCTCGGCACCGACGCGGGCGTGCGGACCGTCGCCGTCCTCACCAACATGCAGACCCCGCTCGGGCTCACCGCCGGCAACGCGCTCGAGGTGCGCGAGTCGGTCGAGGTGCTCGCCGGGGGCGGGCCGCCCGACGTGGTGGAGCTGACCCTCGTCCTCGCCCGCGAGATGCTCGCCGCGGCCGGGCGCGACGACGTGGACCCGGCCGACGCGCTCGCCGACGGGCGGGCCATGGACGCGTGGCGGCGGATGATCGCCGCGCAGGGCGGCGACCCGGACGCCGAGCTGCCGCGCGCCCGCGAGACGCACGTCGTCGCCGCGCCGGCCGACGGGGTGCTCACCTCGCTCGACGCCCTCCAGGTCGGGGTCGCCGCGTGGCGGCTCGGGGCCGGGCGCGCCCGCAAGGAGGACCCGGTGCAGGCCGGCGCCGGGGTCGAGCTGCACGCGAAGCCGGGCGCCGTCGTCCGCGGCGGCGACCCGCTGCTGACCCTGCACACCGACACGCCGGAGCGGTTCGAGCGCGCCCTGGCGGCGCTCGAGGGCGCGTACACGATCGCCCCCGAGGGCTCGCGCCCCGACCTGCTCCCGCTCGTCGTCGACCGCATCGCCTGACGCCTGCCGGTTGCGTCCGAGATCTCGGCGGCTCCAGCCGCCAAACTCTCGGACGCTACGGATCGCCATGTCCTAGCGTCCGAGATCTCGGCGCCCCCAGCCGCCAAACTCTCGGACGCTAGGGTGAGCGCCGTGGTGAGCGTGAGCGAGGACGTACTGCGACGGGCCCCGAAGGTCGTGCTGCACGACCACCTCGACGGGGGCGTGCGGCCGGCGACGGTGGCCGAGCTGGCCGACCGCATCGGGCACACCCTCCCCGCGCAGGGCGCCGACGCCCTCGCCGACTGGTTCCGCGACAGCGCCGACTCCGGCTCGCTCGTGCGCTACCTGGAGACCTTCGAGCACACCGTCGCGGTCATGCAGACGACCGAGGGGCTGCGCCGGATCGCCCGCGAGTCCGTCCTCGACCTCGCCGCCGACGGCGTCGTCTACGCCGAGAGCCGCTACGCCCCCGAGCAGCACCTCGACGGCGGGCTGCGCCTGGCCCAGGTCGTCGAGGCGGTCAACGAGGGCTTCCGCGAGGGGGAGGAGCAGGCCGCCGCGGCCGGCACCCCGATCCGCGTCCGCGCGCTGCTCACGGCGATGCGGCACGCGGCGAACAGCGCCGAGATCGCCGAGCTCGCCGTGCGCTACCGCGACGACGGCGTCGCCGGGTTCGACATCGCCGGCGCCGAGGCGGGTTACCCGCCCACCCGGCACCTGGCCGCGTTCGAGTACCTGCGCCGCGAGAACGCCCACTTCACCATCCACGCCGGCGAGGCCTTCGGGCTGAAGTCGATCTGGGAGGCCATCCAGTGGTGCGGCGCCGACCGGCTCGGCCACGGCGTGCGGATCATGGACGACATCACCATCGAGGGCCTGCCCTTCGCCGAGTGGCTCCCGGCCGCGCAGGCGCGGGGCGTGACGTCGTACGACGACGTCGACCTCGGCTCGGTCTACCTCGGGCTGCTCGCGGCGTACGTCCGCGACCGGCGCATCCCGCTCGAGATGTGCCCGAGCAGCAACATCCAGACCGGCGCCGCGGTGTCGGTCGGGTTGCACCCGATCACGCTGCTCAAGCGGCTGCGCTTCCGGGTCACCCTCAACACCGACAACCGGCTGATGTCCGGCACGACGATGACCCGCGAGACGACCCTGCTCACCCAGGAGGCCGGCTGGGACCTCGCCGACCTGCGCTGGGTGACGGTCAACGCGATGAAGTCGGCCTTCCTGCCCTTCGACCAGCGCCTCGCGATCATCGAGGGCACGGTCAAGCCCGGGTACGCCGCCCTCGGGCTGGCCTGACCCCCGCGAATCGGATTCGCCCCACTCGGCTCGGGTCACGACCCGAGCCGAGTGCGCCGAACCCGATTCGGGTCAGAGCCAGGGCGACGGGGAGAGCGGGTCGGCGACCCGCACGCGACGCCGTACGGCGTCCTCGCGCTGGAGCCGCTCGAGGTCGCGCCGGCGGCGGTCGGCGACGACGGCGGCGAGGACGTGCTCCGGGTGGTTCCCCGGGGGCGGCGCGGGGGAGACGTACGTCGACACCTCGGCGAGCAGCGCGCGGCCCATCGCCTCCCGGGCGGACGGCTCCATCGTCGCCGCCGCGGGCAGGAAGGTGCGCACGGCCATCGCCAGCTCGTCCGGCAGGGCACCGATGTCGGCGTGCCAGGCCCACCCGGCGAGGTGCGGCGGCATCGGCACGGGCGGGGCGAGCTGGGCGGTCACCCGGTCGCGGACGACGTACGTGCCGGCGAGCAGGTCGCCGACCCGCTTCCCGCGACGGTTGACCAGCGCGCAGATGATCGCCGGGACGCCGTAGAGGACGTAGACCTCGACGTAGCGCAGCATCCCGCGCACGAACGCGTGCCGGAAGGTGATCGGACCGCCGTCGTCGCGCACGGTCCGCAGCCCGACGGCGTACTTGCCCGGCGACCGGCCCCGGGTGAGGGTCTCGAAGGCGATCGGCGAGGCGACGAGGACGAGGACGGTCGCGGTGAGCAGCACCCCCGCGATGAGCGCGTCGTCGAGCTGGTCGGACAGGGCCCCCGCCGCGGTGAGCACGCCGGCGGCCAGCCCGAAGAGCACGACGTTGTCGATGAACCCGGACAGGATCCGCGGCCCGATCGAGGCCGGCGGCAGGTCGAGGGCGACCGCCTCGCCGGTGACGAGGTCGTCCTCGCCCACGCCGACGGTCAGGCTCGTCTCGCTCACCCGTCCCCCTCCCGATCCGCCGCACCGGCCGCCGTACGGCGTCGTGCCACCCGGTGACGGCAGCCTACGGCGCGCCGGGCGCGGGGGGCACCTAGAGTGACCGCGTGGACCTCGACGCCTACGTGACCGCCCACCACGGCGAGTGGTCGCGGCTCGAGCAGCTGTCGGGCCAGCGGCGGCTGAGCGGCACCGAGGCCGACGAGATGCTCGACCTCTACCAGCGCGTCGCGACCCACCTGTCCGAGGTCCGCACGCGCTCGCCCGAGCCGACGCTCGTCGCGCACCTGTCCTCGCTGCTGGCCCGGGCGCGGCTGCGCTCGGCCGGCACCCGCACCTTCACGTGGTCCGACGTCGTGCGCTTCCTCACCGTCACCTTCCCGGCCGCGCTGTTCCACACCCGGCGCTGGTGGCTGACCACGCTGGGCGTCAACGTCGCGGCGGCGTTCGTCATGGGGTGGTACCTCGTCGCCCATCCCGCGCTCGAGACGTCGCTGCTGTCGCCGTCCGAGGTGCAGCAGCTGGTCGACAACGACTTCGCCGGCTACTACACGCAGTACGCCGCCGGCTCCTTCGCCGTCAAGATCTGGACCAACAACGCCTGGGTCACCGCGCTCTGCCTGGCCCTCGGCGTGTTCGGGGTGCCGGTGGTCTACCTGCTCTTCCAGAACGTCGTCAACGTCGCCGTCATCGGCGGGATCATGTGGACGCACGGGCGGGCCGACCTGTTCTTCGGCCTCATCCTCCCGCACGGCATGCTCGAGCTGACCTGCGTCTTCGTCGCCGCGGGCGCGGGCCTGCGCATCTTCTGGGCCTGGATCGAGCCGGGGCCGCGCACCCGCGGGCAGGCGGTCGCCGAGGAGGGACGCGCGGCGCTGTCGCTCGCCCTCGGCCTCGCGCTGGTCCTGCTCGTCACCGGCCTCATCGAGGCCTTCGTCACCCCGTCGCCGCTGCCGACCTGGGCCCGCATCGGCGTCGGGGTCCTCGCCGAGCTCGCCTTCCTCACCTACGTCTTCACGCTCGGCCGGTGGGCCGCGCGACGCGGCGAGACCGGCGACCTGGTCCCCGCCGACCGCGGCGAGACCGCCCCGGTCGTCTGACGCCCGGTCAGATCCCGAGCGTCCCGCGCACGAGGCTGTCGCCGGAGTGCTGGAGGTTCTCGTCGAAGGCCTCGCGGCTGATGTCGACGGTGACGAAGCCGTTGTCGATGACCGACTGGGCGACGGGGAAGGTGTCGCTGCCGCCGGAGCCGAGCACGCCGACCGAGACCATCCGCTTGCCGTCGCGGTTGAGCAGCCACACCTCGAGGTAGCCGGCGCCCGGGTCGAGCCGGGCGGTCGCGATCCGCAGGTCGAGCCCGTCCGACGAGCGCACGAGCGCGGCCTGGCCGAGGTTCTGCTTGGTGTCGAGCGTGTCGAGCGGCACGCTGGCCACGGTGGACGAGGTCGTCGTCGCGGTGGCCGTGGGGGTGCGGGGGGCGTCGGCGCGGTTGATGACCCAGCCCGACCCGAGGCCCACCCCGAGGCCGACGACGGCGGCGGCCGCCGACCACAGCACCGCCCGTCGGCGCAGCGGGCGCACGACGGCGGTGCCGGCCGGGGGCGCCGAGGACGCCGGGCCGGCCCGGCGGGCCCCGGCCGTCACGAGCTCGCGGTCCGGGCCGTCGACCCCGTCGAGGTCGGCCTCGATGCGGTCCCACAGCC includes these proteins:
- a CDS encoding stage II sporulation protein M codes for the protein MDLDAYVTAHHGEWSRLEQLSGQRRLSGTEADEMLDLYQRVATHLSEVRTRSPEPTLVAHLSSLLARARLRSAGTRTFTWSDVVRFLTVTFPAALFHTRRWWLTTLGVNVAAAFVMGWYLVAHPALETSLLSPSEVQQLVDNDFAGYYTQYAAGSFAVKIWTNNAWVTALCLALGVFGVPVVYLLFQNVVNVAVIGGIMWTHGRADLFFGLILPHGMLELTCVFVAAGAGLRIFWAWIEPGPRTRGQAVAEEGRAALSLALGLALVLLVTGLIEAFVTPSPLPTWARIGVGVLAELAFLTYVFTLGRWAARRGETGDLVPADRGETAPVV
- a CDS encoding anti-sigma factor domain-containing protein; its protein translation is MAHPDTEALAGLVLGADWADDDPQVALAVEQHVEQCAVCRRTVSELQHALTVAGTAGALEQPPAGLWDRIEADLDGVDGPDRELVTAGARRAGPASSAPPAGTAVVRPLRRRAVLWSAAAAVVGLGVGLGSGWVINRADAPRTPTATATTTSSTVASVPLDTLDTKQNLGQAALVRSSDGLDLRIATARLDPGAGYLEVWLLNRDGKRMVSVGVLGSGGSDTFPVAQSVIDNGFVTVDISREAFDENLQHSGDSLVRGTLGI
- a CDS encoding RDD family protein — its product is MSETSLTVGVGEDDLVTGEAVALDLPPASIGPRILSGFIDNVVLFGLAAGVLTAAGALSDQLDDALIAGVLLTATVLVLVASPIAFETLTRGRSPGKYAVGLRTVRDDGGPITFRHAFVRGMLRYVEVYVLYGVPAIICALVNRRGKRVGDLLAGTYVVRDRVTAQLAPPVPMPPHLAGWAWHADIGALPDELAMAVRTFLPAAATMEPSAREAMGRALLAEVSTYVSPAPPPGNHPEHVLAAVVADRRRRDLERLQREDAVRRRVRVADPLSPSPWL